One Chordicoccus furentiruminis DNA window includes the following coding sequences:
- a CDS encoding nicotinate phosphoribosyltransferase, producing MRATNLTLMTDLYELTMMQGYFKNPTDQTVVFDAFYRENPYGGGYAISCGLNEVIEYVKGLHFSYEDIQYLKSLGLFEDDFLEYLAGFHFTGSIWAIPEGTVMFPREPMLKVIAPIMEAQLIEPAVLNMLNHESLIATKASRVCHAAKGDGVMEFGLRRAQGPDAGIYGARAAVIGGCAGTSVVLTGEMFGVPVLGTHAHSWIMSFPTEYEAFRAYAKLYPGNCILLVDTYNVLESGVPNAIRVFREMREEGIPLKHYGIRIDSGDLAYLSKKAYEMLDTAGFGDATICASSDLDEYLINSLKEQGAKINSWGVGTSLITSKGWPAFGGVYKLAAIRNSGDQDFTPKIKLSENSEKITNPGNKKIYRIYDRETGKVRADLICLNDEVFTEDQDIRLFDPMEPWKKTKVRAGTFRLREILKPVFDHGTCVYDDTATTMELRERCRQEQDTLWDETKRLVNPHNVYVDLSDRLYAIKKNLLEEMSAGVS from the coding sequence ATGCGAGCAACCAATCTGACGCTTATGACCGACCTGTATGAGCTTACGATGATGCAGGGCTATTTCAAGAATCCGACGGATCAGACCGTCGTCTTCGACGCGTTCTACAGAGAAAACCCGTACGGCGGAGGCTACGCGATCAGCTGCGGACTCAACGAGGTCATCGAATATGTCAAAGGACTGCATTTCTCTTATGAAGATATTCAATACCTGAAGAGCCTTGGTCTTTTTGAGGATGATTTTCTGGAATACCTGGCCGGCTTTCATTTTACCGGCAGCATCTGGGCGATTCCGGAGGGAACCGTGATGTTCCCGCGGGAGCCGATGCTGAAGGTGATCGCACCGATCATGGAGGCGCAGCTGATCGAGCCGGCGGTGCTCAATATGCTGAACCATGAGTCGCTGATCGCGACGAAGGCTTCGCGTGTCTGCCATGCGGCGAAGGGCGACGGTGTGATGGAGTTCGGACTGCGCCGCGCGCAGGGACCGGACGCGGGCATCTACGGCGCCCGGGCGGCGGTGATCGGCGGATGCGCGGGCACATCGGTGGTGCTGACCGGCGAGATGTTCGGCGTCCCGGTGCTGGGAACGCATGCTCACAGCTGGATCATGAGCTTCCCGACGGAGTACGAAGCGTTCCGGGCCTATGCGAAGCTGTATCCCGGCAACTGCATTTTACTCGTCGATACCTACAATGTGCTGGAGTCCGGCGTGCCGAACGCGATCCGCGTCTTCCGCGAGATGCGCGAGGAAGGGATTCCGCTGAAGCACTACGGAATCCGGATCGATTCCGGAGACCTCGCCTATCTCTCGAAGAAGGCCTATGAGATGCTGGATACGGCCGGATTCGGAGATGCGACGATCTGCGCTTCCTCCGATCTGGATGAGTATCTGATCAATTCGCTCAAGGAGCAGGGCGCGAAGATCAATTCCTGGGGCGTCGGAACCAGCCTCATCACCTCGAAGGGATGGCCGGCCTTCGGCGGCGTCTACAAGCTCGCCGCCATCCGGAACAGCGGAGATCAGGACTTCACACCGAAGATCAAGCTTTCCGAGAACTCGGAGAAGATCACGAATCCGGGCAATAAGAAGATTTACCGGATCTATGACCGTGAAACCGGCAAGGTCCGCGCCGATCTGATCTGTCTCAACGATGAAGTCTTCACCGAGGATCAGGATATCCGCCTGTTTGACCCGATGGAACCGTGGAAGAAGACGAAGGTCAGGGCGGGCACGTTCCGGCTCCGCGAAATTCTGAAGCCGGTGTTTGACCACGGCACCTGCGTCTATGACGATACGGCGACGACAATGGAGCTCCGTGAACGGTGCAGGCAGGAGCAGGATACGCTGTGGGACGAGACGAAACGGCTGGTCAATCCGCACAATGTCTATGTCGATCTCTCGGACCGTCTGTACGCGATCAAGAAGAATCTCCTTGAGGAGATGTCGGCGGGCGTCAGCTGA
- a CDS encoding cation diffusion facilitator family transporter, translated as MIDTMLRHFVKDDPGQNSFIYRYHVNRFASIVGILCNVMLFAVKFLTGLAVRSISITADSFNNLSDASSNIISLIGAKLASRPADREHPFGHGRYEYLAALIVAIVIIEVGISIFRDSLGKIRHPEVTAFSWAAVVLLVLSVLIKLWMAHFYRTVGRKIDSTLLTATAADSRNDVLVTSATIAVLLIEHFVPVHIDGWAGLAVSLFVIWSGFGIAKDTMLPLIGEREDPDLAGRIRKIVLRQKGIIGVHDLIIHNYGPDRNMAQIHAEVPASMSLEEAHTIADQAERDVRDRLGVQTTIHIDPVETDDARTKTARGQLKSVLRSLDSRLTFHDFRIVMGNYHINLVFDLVVPYEYSDEQREQLVYEVQSRMRAASPRYHCHIHCETAF; from the coding sequence ATGATCGATACCATGCTCCGGCATTTCGTGAAAGACGATCCCGGACAGAACAGCTTTATTTACCGCTATCACGTGAACCGATTCGCCAGCATCGTCGGCATTCTGTGCAATGTGATGCTGTTCGCGGTCAAATTCCTCACCGGTCTGGCAGTCCGCTCCATCTCCATCACGGCGGACTCCTTCAACAACCTGTCGGACGCGTCGTCCAACATCATCTCGCTGATCGGCGCGAAACTGGCGAGCCGGCCGGCGGACCGGGAGCATCCCTTCGGGCACGGCCGCTACGAATATCTCGCCGCTCTGATCGTCGCCATCGTGATCATCGAAGTCGGCATCAGCATCTTCCGCGACTCCCTCGGAAAAATCCGCCATCCGGAGGTCACGGCCTTCTCATGGGCGGCCGTCGTCCTCCTCGTGCTCTCTGTGCTGATCAAGCTCTGGATGGCGCATTTCTACCGGACTGTGGGCCGGAAGATCGATTCGACGCTGCTGACCGCCACCGCCGCCGATTCGAGAAACGACGTGCTGGTCACTTCCGCCACCATCGCGGTTCTGCTCATCGAGCACTTCGTCCCCGTGCATATCGACGGCTGGGCCGGCCTTGCCGTCTCACTCTTCGTCATCTGGTCCGGCTTCGGCATCGCGAAGGATACCATGCTGCCTCTGATCGGCGAACGGGAGGATCCGGATCTGGCGGGCCGGATCCGGAAAATTGTTCTTCGCCAGAAGGGAATCATCGGCGTGCACGACCTGATTATTCACAACTACGGGCCGGACCGGAATATGGCCCAGATCCACGCCGAGGTCCCCGCTTCCATGAGCCTTGAGGAAGCCCATACCATCGCCGATCAGGCGGAACGGGACGTGCGGGACCGGCTCGGCGTGCAGACGACGATTCATATCGATCCGGTCGAAACCGACGACGCGCGGACCAAAACGGCCCGGGGCCAGCTGAAAAGCGTGCTCCGCTCGCTGGATTCACGGCTTACATTTCACGATTTCCGTATTGTGATGGGAAATTACCACATCAACCTTGTCTTCGACCTCGTGGTCCCGTACGAATACAGCGATGAACAGCGTGAGCAGCTCGTCTATGAGGTTCAGTCCCGGATGCGCGCGGCAAGCCCCCGCTATCACTGCCATATCCACTGTGAGACCGCGTTCTGA
- a CDS encoding DNA polymerase III subunit alpha codes for MAFVHLHVHTEYSLLDGSNKIREYVSRVKELGQTAAAITDHGVMYGCIDFYKEALAQGIRPILGCEVYVSPGSRFDRDYAASDDRYYHLVLLAENNRGYENLMHIVSAGFTEGFYYRPRVDKELLSRYHEGLIALSACLAGEVPRHITMGDYEGAKKAALEYRDLFGDGNYYLELQDHGIPEQKHVNQMLLRMHEETGIPLVCTNDVHYTRAEDAESHDILLCIQTQKKVTDEDRMRYEGGQYYVKSEDEMRALFGYIPEALENTQRIADRCRVEIVFGERKIPAYDVPEGFTSWTYLNRLCEEGMRRHYGADYRTSRPELAERLTYELDTIHSMGFVDYFLIVWDYVHFAKAHDIMVGPGRGSAAGSLVSYALDITELDPIRYSLIFERFLNPERVSMPDIDVDFGFERRQEVIDYVVSKYGRDRVVQIVTFGTMAARGVIRDVGRALDLPYSECDRISKMIPKELGITLDKALKMNPELRQLYDSDQQVHYLIDMSRRLEGLPRNTSMHAAGVVICGRPVVDYVPLSRAQDGSITTQYTMTTLEELGLLKMDFLGLRTLTVIQDAVRLVRAAGHDIDLDAIDYNDPKVMEMIGRGRCEGVFQLESSGMKSFMKELKPSAFEDIIAGIALYRPGPMDFIPRYIKGKEHPETVRFDTPKMEPILKPTYGCIVYQEQVMQIVRDLAGYSMGRSDLVRRAMSKKKEKVMAEERRNFIYGNKEAGVPGCIANGIPETVASHIFDEMTDFAKYAFNKSHAACYAVVSFQTAYLKCYYPVEYMAALMTSVIDHPDKCAEYLLHCRSVGIPILPPSVNSGEGRFTTENGSIRCGMYAIKSVGRSLIDHIVAERANGPYRSIRDFIARTYGREMNRRALENLIKGGALDCFGGTRKQMMQVSPMLLDQASYESKEMISGQMSLFDLMQPEDKKAFEITLPDVGEYSRETKLAFEKEVLGVYLSGHPLEDYEDIWKSRIDATSADFALDEETGASRVPGDARRTIGGMIVSKTIKYTKNNQVMAFITVEDLVGSVEVLVFPKVYEQYRPLLEEDNKVFVEGRVSAEDDKASKLICERMTPFSEVTRELWIAFPDLKTYQAKETELQELLGESDGRDAVLIYLRDTKRFRRLPGGITVTPEAKEACAALFGADSVTVRVSARR; via the coding sequence ATGGCCTTCGTTCATCTTCATGTTCATACGGAATATTCGCTGCTGGACGGATCCAACAAGATCCGGGAATATGTGTCCCGGGTCAAAGAGCTGGGTCAGACCGCCGCGGCCATCACGGATCACGGCGTCATGTACGGCTGCATTGATTTTTACAAAGAGGCCCTCGCACAGGGGATCCGGCCGATCCTCGGGTGCGAGGTCTATGTATCTCCGGGGAGTCGTTTTGACCGGGATTACGCCGCATCGGACGACCGCTACTATCACCTGGTCCTTCTCGCTGAAAACAACCGCGGCTACGAGAACCTGATGCATATCGTGTCCGCCGGCTTCACCGAAGGCTTCTACTATCGCCCGAGAGTCGACAAGGAACTGCTGTCCCGCTATCACGAGGGACTTATCGCCCTGTCCGCCTGTCTTGCCGGCGAGGTTCCCCGCCATATTACCATGGGTGACTATGAGGGCGCGAAGAAGGCTGCACTGGAGTACCGGGACCTGTTCGGAGATGGAAATTATTATCTTGAGCTGCAGGATCACGGCATCCCGGAGCAAAAGCACGTCAATCAGATGCTGCTCCGGATGCACGAGGAAACCGGCATCCCGCTGGTCTGCACGAACGACGTTCATTATACCCGGGCCGAGGACGCCGAATCTCATGACATCCTCCTCTGCATTCAGACACAGAAGAAGGTGACCGACGAGGACCGGATGCGCTACGAGGGCGGACAGTACTACGTGAAGTCTGAGGACGAGATGCGCGCACTTTTCGGCTATATCCCGGAAGCCCTTGAGAATACGCAGCGGATCGCGGACCGGTGCCGCGTCGAAATCGTGTTCGGAGAGAGGAAAATCCCCGCCTATGATGTGCCGGAAGGCTTTACCTCCTGGACGTATCTCAACCGCCTCTGTGAGGAAGGCATGCGGCGCCACTACGGGGCGGACTACCGCACGTCCCGCCCGGAGCTGGCGGAGCGTCTGACCTATGAGCTCGATACGATCCACAGCATGGGCTTCGTGGACTATTTCCTGATCGTATGGGACTATGTGCACTTCGCCAAGGCCCATGACATCATGGTCGGTCCGGGCCGTGGATCCGCGGCCGGTTCCCTTGTCTCCTACGCGCTTGACATCACCGAGCTTGACCCGATCCGCTACAGCCTGATCTTCGAGCGCTTCCTCAATCCGGAACGGGTGTCGATGCCGGATATCGACGTGGACTTCGGATTCGAGCGCAGACAGGAGGTCATCGACTACGTGGTTTCCAAGTACGGACGGGACCGCGTGGTTCAGATCGTCACCTTCGGCACGATGGCGGCGCGCGGCGTCATCCGTGATGTGGGCCGTGCGCTGGATCTTCCTTACAGCGAATGCGACCGGATCTCCAAGATGATTCCGAAGGAGCTGGGCATCACGCTGGATAAGGCGCTGAAGATGAACCCGGAGCTGAGACAGCTCTACGACTCGGACCAGCAGGTGCATTATCTGATTGATATGTCGAGAAGGCTGGAGGGCCTTCCGCGGAATACTTCCATGCACGCGGCCGGGGTCGTCATCTGCGGCCGGCCGGTGGTGGATTATGTGCCGCTGTCAAGGGCGCAGGACGGCTCCATCACGACGCAGTACACGATGACGACACTGGAGGAGCTGGGGCTTCTCAAGATGGACTTTCTCGGACTCCGGACACTGACGGTGATTCAGGACGCCGTCCGTCTGGTCCGCGCGGCCGGCCATGACATCGATCTTGACGCCATCGATTATAACGATCCGAAGGTGATGGAGATGATCGGCCGGGGACGCTGCGAAGGCGTGTTCCAGCTTGAGAGCAGCGGCATGAAGTCGTTCATGAAGGAGCTGAAGCCGTCGGCCTTTGAGGATATCATCGCGGGTATCGCGCTTTACCGGCCGGGACCGATGGACTTCATTCCCCGCTACATTAAGGGCAAGGAGCACCCGGAGACGGTGCGGTTTGACACGCCGAAGATGGAGCCGATCCTGAAGCCCACCTACGGATGCATCGTCTATCAGGAGCAGGTCATGCAGATCGTGCGTGATCTCGCCGGCTACAGCATGGGGCGGTCGGATCTGGTGCGCCGCGCGATGTCGAAGAAGAAAGAGAAGGTGATGGCGGAGGAACGCCGGAACTTCATTTACGGCAACAAGGAGGCCGGCGTGCCGGGCTGCATTGCCAACGGGATTCCGGAGACGGTGGCGAGCCACATCTTCGACGAGATGACGGATTTTGCGAAGTACGCGTTCAACAAATCCCACGCGGCCTGCTATGCGGTGGTCTCGTTCCAGACGGCTTATCTGAAATGCTATTATCCGGTGGAGTACATGGCGGCGCTGATGACCTCCGTAATCGACCATCCGGACAAATGCGCCGAGTACCTTCTCCACTGCCGCTCAGTGGGGATCCCGATCCTTCCTCCGTCCGTCAATTCAGGGGAGGGACGCTTCACGACCGAGAACGGGTCGATCCGCTGCGGCATGTACGCGATCAAATCGGTGGGGAGGAGCCTCATCGATCACATTGTGGCGGAACGGGCGAACGGCCCGTACCGATCCATCCGTGACTTCATCGCGCGGACATACGGGCGTGAGATGAACCGGCGGGCACTCGAGAATCTGATCAAGGGAGGCGCGCTGGACTGCTTCGGCGGCACGAGAAAGCAGATGATGCAGGTCAGCCCGATGCTGCTGGATCAGGCATCCTACGAGAGCAAGGAGATGATCAGCGGCCAGATGTCGCTTTTTGATCTGATGCAGCCGGAGGACAAGAAAGCCTTTGAGATCACGCTGCCGGACGTGGGCGAATATTCCCGGGAGACGAAGCTCGCCTTTGAAAAAGAGGTGCTCGGCGTCTATCTGAGCGGTCATCCGCTGGAGGATTACGAGGACATCTGGAAGAGCCGCATCGACGCGACGTCCGCCGACTTCGCGCTGGATGAGGAGACCGGCGCATCCCGGGTTCCAGGGGACGCCCGACGGACCATCGGCGGCATGATTGTCTCGAAAACGATCAAGTACACGAAGAACAATCAGGTGATGGCCTTCATCACCGTCGAGGATCTGGTCGGATCGGTGGAGGTGCTGGTTTTCCCGAAGGTTTATGAGCAGTACCGGCCTCTCCTGGAGGAGGATAACAAGGTTTTCGTCGAAGGCCGCGTCTCGGCGGAGGACGACAAGGCGAGCAAGCTGATCTGTGAGCGCATGACGCCGTTCAGCGAGGTGACGCGGGAGCTGTGGATCGCCTTTCCCGATCTGAAGACGTATCAGGCGAAGGAGACGGAGCTTCAGGAACTGCTCGGGGAATCGGACGGACGGGACGCCGTGCTCATCTACCTTCGCGACACGAAGCGGTTCCGGCGTCTTCCCGGCGGCATCACGGTGACACCGGAGGCAAAGGAGGCATGCGCCGCCCTCTTCGGCGCGGACAGCGTGACCGTGCGGGTGTCCGCGCGGCGATGA
- a CDS encoding RecQ family ATP-dependent DNA helicase produces the protein MDQKLAVLNRWFGYSSFRPGQDRLIDAILAGRDVLGILPTGGGKSLCYQVPAMMLPGLTLVISPLLSLMADQVSRLSSRGIPAAALTSDQTPSRRRFILREAAAGQLRLLYLSPERLEHTEFLSFLPSLSISLVAIDEAHCISQWGPEFRPAYRRIPAFLSRLTPRPVTAAFTATATPEVRADIIEAAGLIHPFCLTSGFDRPNLYYEVRHVRDKRSELLALLRHYRGFTGIVYCQTRASVDAVAKFLLRHRIPAAAFHAGLSASVRTGALKSWLTDSVTVMVATNAFGMGIDKPDVRYVIHYSLPCDPESYYQEAGRAGRDGLPADCILLVSPRDVAIVRFFIARTASPALRALMERRLSAMRSYASGSRCLRASLLTYFGEHAGRWCGACSVCLRTGPFRVRVPTGQEDPDLYAALLSIRKNMAAQRGQPACRILSDRALHDLAVQRPLSRSEMAAIEGIGLIRTLRSGNAFLEEIRAHTE, from the coding sequence ATGGACCAAAAACTCGCTGTTCTCAACCGCTGGTTCGGTTATTCCTCCTTCCGCCCCGGTCAGGACCGCCTGATCGACGCGATTCTCGCCGGCCGGGACGTTCTCGGCATCCTTCCGACCGGTGGCGGAAAATCTCTCTGCTATCAGGTTCCCGCCATGATGCTCCCCGGTCTCACGCTGGTGATATCCCCGCTTCTTTCCCTGATGGCGGATCAGGTCAGCCGGCTGAGCAGCCGGGGGATCCCCGCGGCGGCTCTGACCTCCGATCAGACGCCATCCCGGCGCCGCTTCATCCTGCGTGAAGCCGCAGCCGGCCAGCTCCGTCTGCTCTATCTTTCCCCCGAACGGCTGGAGCATACGGAATTCCTTTCTTTTCTTCCTTCGCTTTCCATCTCACTCGTCGCAATCGACGAGGCGCACTGCATCTCCCAGTGGGGTCCCGAGTTTCGTCCGGCTTACCGCCGGATCCCCGCTTTTCTTTCGCGTCTGACGCCCCGTCCTGTAACAGCGGCCTTCACCGCCACCGCCACGCCCGAGGTCCGCGCGGACATCATCGAGGCCGCCGGCCTGATTCATCCCTTCTGCCTGACAAGCGGCTTCGACCGGCCGAATCTCTACTACGAGGTGCGTCATGTAAGAGACAAGAGATCGGAGCTCCTTGCGCTTCTCCGGCACTACCGCGGATTCACCGGCATTGTGTACTGCCAGACCCGTGCCTCTGTGGACGCCGTCGCAAAATTTCTCCTTCGGCACCGGATCCCGGCGGCTGCCTTCCACGCCGGACTGTCCGCCTCCGTACGCACCGGTGCGCTGAAAAGCTGGCTCACGGACAGCGTCACGGTGATGGTGGCGACCAACGCCTTCGGCATGGGGATCGACAAGCCTGACGTCCGGTATGTGATTCACTACAGTCTTCCCTGCGATCCGGAAAGCTACTATCAGGAAGCCGGGCGGGCCGGCCGGGACGGTCTGCCCGCCGACTGCATCCTTCTCGTATCGCCCCGGGATGTCGCGATCGTGCGCTTCTTCATCGCCCGGACTGCCTCGCCCGCTCTACGGGCACTGATGGAGCGCCGGCTGTCCGCCATGCGCTCCTACGCCTCGGGCTCCCGCTGCCTGCGCGCCTCCCTGCTGACCTATTTCGGCGAACACGCGGGAAGATGGTGCGGCGCCTGCTCCGTCTGCCTTCGGACGGGTCCCTTTCGCGTCCGGGTGCCGACCGGTCAGGAAGACCCGGATCTCTATGCTGCTCTCCTCTCTATCCGCAAAAATATGGCGGCACAGCGCGGCCAGCCAGCCTGTCGGATTCTTTCCGATCGGGCGCTGCATGATCTTGCCGTACAGCGGCCGCTCAGCCGCAGCGAAATGGCCGCCATAGAAGGGATCGGACTGATCCGGACTCTCCGGTCTGGCAATGCATTCCTCGAGGAGATCCGCGCGCACACGGAGTAA
- a CDS encoding CvfB family protein, which yields MIEIGIYQELTVVSLKEQGVYLGEKEDADRMERVLLPKKQVPEGTEAGDKLRVFVYRDSSDRLIATTAAPALTLHQVARLRVAQTTGIGAFLNWGLEKDLFLPFQEQTRRVKPGEQVLAALYLDKSGRLAATMKIYPYLRSDSSYHEGDSVEGYVYEITDDYGVFVAVDDLYAGLIPKQEAQGHYSIGQSLTLRVTKVRPDGKLDLSPHEKAYLQMRTDGGAVLETIRDRYQGVLPFDDRADPEMIRDVFGLSKAAFKRAVGGLYRERMITLGDGKIRLTGKRQEKENPAPEPGAGAAGGSASSGSSRKRF from the coding sequence ATGATCGAAATCGGAATCTATCAGGAGCTTACCGTCGTTTCTCTCAAGGAACAGGGCGTCTATCTCGGCGAGAAGGAAGACGCGGACCGTATGGAGAGAGTGCTGCTGCCGAAGAAGCAGGTTCCGGAAGGAACGGAAGCGGGGGATAAGCTGCGTGTCTTCGTCTACCGGGATTCCTCCGACCGTCTGATCGCCACCACGGCGGCTCCCGCGCTGACACTTCATCAGGTGGCGCGGCTGCGCGTGGCCCAGACGACCGGTATCGGAGCCTTCCTGAACTGGGGACTGGAGAAGGATCTGTTCCTTCCGTTTCAGGAGCAGACGCGACGGGTGAAACCCGGTGAGCAGGTGCTGGCGGCGCTTTATCTTGACAAGAGCGGACGTCTGGCGGCCACCATGAAGATCTATCCCTACCTCCGGAGCGATTCGTCCTATCATGAAGGAGACAGCGTGGAAGGGTATGTCTACGAAATCACGGATGACTACGGCGTATTCGTGGCCGTGGACGACCTCTACGCAGGACTGATCCCGAAGCAGGAGGCGCAGGGGCATTACTCGATCGGCCAGAGTCTTACGCTCCGCGTGACGAAGGTCAGACCGGATGGAAAACTGGATCTTTCGCCGCATGAGAAGGCGTATCTTCAGATGCGCACCGACGGCGGCGCGGTGCTGGAAACGATCCGGGACCGCTATCAGGGAGTTCTTCCCTTTGACGACCGTGCGGACCCGGAGATGATCCGGGACGTGTTCGGGCTGTCAAAGGCCGCGTTCAAGCGGGCGGTCGGCGGACTGTACCGGGAGCGGATGATCACGCTGGGAGACGGGAAGATTCGTCTGACCGGGAAACGTCAGGAGAAAGAGAATCCGGCCCCTGAGCCGGGCGCCGGAGCGGCCGGAGGAAGCGCGTCTTCGGGCTCTTCGCGGAAGCGCTTCTGA
- a CDS encoding TM7S3/TM198-like domain-containing protein produces the protein MIDVINELARFFEVSEPAIQGAGTVVVILTALFGLLYCFAGYRSVKAITTAVGFFIGLLVGYVLTGEFQFSSPLPVIMPILVGVVFAVLNFFLFRLSVFVAVFFVTSSVVSSLLLNYVQLDELIGFVIALAAGLIFAILAVIFLKPVIIVTTGLMGGLLFADQIFSYLIQVRWNAQTETLVRLGTGLILGVIGIICQFVSTRKD, from the coding sequence ATGATCGATGTCATCAATGAGCTGGCCCGGTTCTTCGAAGTGTCCGAGCCCGCGATTCAGGGAGCCGGCACGGTGGTGGTCATTCTCACCGCGCTTTTCGGGCTGCTGTACTGCTTTGCCGGCTACCGGTCCGTGAAGGCGATCACGACAGCGGTGGGATTTTTCATCGGCCTTCTGGTCGGCTATGTTTTGACCGGAGAGTTCCAGTTCAGCTCGCCGCTTCCTGTGATCATGCCGATTCTCGTCGGTGTGGTCTTTGCGGTTCTGAACTTTTTCCTCTTCAGGCTCAGCGTTTTCGTCGCGGTTTTTTTTGTCACGAGCAGCGTGGTTTCCTCTCTTCTGCTGAACTATGTGCAGCTGGATGAACTGATCGGTTTCGTGATCGCGCTGGCCGCGGGACTGATCTTCGCGATTCTCGCCGTCATCTTCCTGAAACCGGTGATCATCGTGACCACAGGACTGATGGGCGGCCTTCTTTTCGCGGATCAGATCTTCAGCTATCTGATTCAGGTCCGCTGGAACGCCCAGACCGAGACGCTGGTCCGGCTGGGAACAGGACTCATCCTCGGCGTAATCGGGATCATCTGTCAGTTTGTCTCGACCAGAAAGGACTGA
- a CDS encoding acyl-[acyl-carrier-protein] thioesterase has protein sequence MYEFTSRVRYSEIGQNGNMRLSAIAARMQDCCVFHSEAIGCGPLQWMISHQGWIILSWQIVVHRYPKFGDAVTTRTWTYRFHICEGDRAFAMYAADGQLLAEANTRWAWYDLAERKLLRVPAEQVEGYGMEAKPEGLSAPRKIALPEEEPVECESFHVVRTNLDTNQHVNNLQYIDMALGFLPAGFHVRELRVEYARQMRLGDLVRPLTWRTPDAFYVSLADSEGTPCAICEFMI, from the coding sequence ATGTACGAGTTTACATCCCGTGTCCGGTACTCGGAAATCGGGCAGAACGGCAATATGAGGCTTTCCGCCATCGCGGCGCGTATGCAGGACTGCTGCGTCTTTCATTCCGAGGCGATCGGATGCGGACCGCTGCAGTGGATGATCAGCCATCAGGGCTGGATCATTCTGTCCTGGCAGATCGTGGTGCACCGTTATCCGAAGTTCGGAGATGCGGTGACGACGCGCACCTGGACATACCGTTTCCATATCTGCGAAGGGGACAGGGCCTTCGCGATGTACGCGGCGGACGGACAGCTTCTGGCGGAAGCCAATACCCGCTGGGCATGGTACGATCTGGCTGAGCGGAAACTGCTCAGAGTGCCGGCGGAGCAGGTGGAAGGCTACGGAATGGAGGCGAAGCCGGAGGGACTCAGTGCGCCGCGGAAGATCGCACTGCCGGAGGAGGAGCCGGTCGAGTGCGAATCCTTCCATGTCGTGCGGACGAACCTTGATACGAACCAGCATGTCAACAATCTGCAGTACATCGATATGGCGCTGGGCTTTCTTCCTGCCGGTTTTCATGTCCGCGAGCTGCGGGTGGAGTACGCGCGGCAGATGCGGCTGGGGGATCTCGTCCGGCCGCTGACCTGGCGGACACCGGACGCCTTCTATGTCTCGCTTGCGGACAGCGAAGGAACACCGTGCGCAATCTGTGAGTTTATGATATGA
- a CDS encoding cytidylate kinase-like family protein → MRLTKKVQICIGREYGSGGHAVAEKLGRDLNINVYDKNLISMIAKKHELDENTLHDSDERLANPFFEPYSPYGVETGTISERLYMLQAEIIREEAAKGSSVFVGRCANDILRNEPNLVSLFIYAPKPYRIERIMRIEDIHDSSAAEKIIKRADKTRRAYYQFYTDKRWGTSEGMDLLLNSASLGVDGCVKAIEHYLVLRGMAEE, encoded by the coding sequence ATGAGGCTCACGAAAAAAGTGCAGATCTGCATCGGACGGGAATACGGAAGCGGCGGACACGCCGTGGCGGAAAAACTCGGCAGGGATCTGAATATCAACGTATACGACAAGAACCTGATCAGCATGATCGCAAAAAAGCACGAACTCGATGAGAACACGCTGCATGACTCGGACGAACGGCTGGCCAATCCCTTCTTCGAGCCGTATTCTCCGTACGGAGTCGAGACCGGGACGATCTCGGAACGTCTCTACATGCTGCAGGCGGAAATTATCCGCGAGGAGGCCGCCAAAGGATCGTCCGTTTTTGTCGGCCGCTGCGCCAATGACATCCTGCGGAACGAGCCGAACCTGGTCAGTCTCTTCATCTATGCGCCGAAGCCGTACCGGATCGAACGGATCATGCGGATCGAGGATATTCACGACTCGTCCGCGGCTGAAAAGATCATCAAGCGGGCGGATAAAACCCGCCGCGCCTACTATCAGTTCTATACCGACAAGCGCTGGGGCACCTCCGAAGGGATGGACCTGCTTCTCAACAGCGCGTCACTCGGCGTGGACGGCTGCGTCAAAGCCATTGAGCACTATCTGGTGCTCAGAGGGATGGCGGAGGAATAA